DNA from Gloeocapsa sp. DLM2.Bin57:
ACGCCAAGTTTTTGAAGCAGTAGGGGTATTTTTCCCTAATCAAGGCGATCGGGGTACTCATGTTAATATTAGTGGTGGTGGTTTAATCAAAACTGCGCCCAATCCTGAAGGTGCAATTCTGTTTTTAGAATATTTGAGTAGTGATTCTGCCCAATCAATGTTAGCTGAGGGTAATAATGAATATCCTGTAGTAGAAGGAGTTCCTCTCAGTCCGATAGTAGCAAGTTTTGGTGAATTTAAATCTGATCTAGCCAATTTACAGTTAGTTGGAGATTTAATACCTCAAGCGGTTTTATTAATGGATCGCGCGGGTTGGCAATAATTTATTATTACCCGAGGATTTTATTATATTTCCTCGGGATTGATACCTAATTCTCTAAGTTTAGCTGCGAGGCGCTCATTTTTTTCCTTTTCCCTAATCGCTTCTTCTTGAGGAGTAGAGATTAACTCTCCTGTGGGACTATAATAACGTAACTGTTTTTGGTATAACCCTAGATATAAGCCTAGTTGTTCACTCCATAACCATCCTGATTCGTTGGTGACTAATTGTTGATAGATTCCTCCTTCTAACCTAAATCCGGCTAATTCTAAGCTTTCTGGGTCAAACCAATAGTATTCTGGTGTTCTGAAGATATCTTGATAGATTTGTTTTTTCTCTTCTCTATCTACTTTAGC
Protein-coding regions in this window:
- a CDS encoding Uma2 family endonuclease; translated protein: MTSLTKPEIIFPTGEFWSDEPPLESNLHLRQILLLIECLEWLWQEREDYFATGNLTIYYSPQQQKSTDFRGPDFFVVLGTTRNQERKSWVVWQEGGKYPNLIIEILSDSTAKVDREEKKQIYQDIFRTPEYYWFDPESLELAGFRLEGGIYQQLVTNESGWLWSEQLGLYLGLYQKQLRYYSPTGELISTPQEEAIREKEKNERLAAKLRELGINPEEI